A stretch of the Streptomyces sp. NBC_00078 genome encodes the following:
- a CDS encoding DMT family transporter, giving the protein MTTPGTTTSSPSAVQAAATAPHGRGSLGPVGLVLAGCVSVQFGGALAVSLMPRAGALGVVTLRLLAAAVVLLVVCRPRLRGHSRSDWRTVIVFGLTMGAMNGLFYQAVARIPLGLAVTLEVLGPLALSVLASRRAVNAVWAGLALVGVFLLGGGGFSDLDLAGVAFALGAGAMWATYIIFSARTGRRFPQADGLALAMGVAALVMLPLGIAESGTRLTDPTTIALGSAVAILSSVLPYTLELLALRRLPASTFAIMMSLEPAIAATAGFLILGQSLSAWQAAAIALVIAASMGAVRTQVGRGKAPVPEA; this is encoded by the coding sequence GTGACCACCCCCGGCACGACCACCTCCTCGCCCTCGGCGGTGCAGGCCGCCGCCACGGCCCCACACGGCCGTGGCTCCCTCGGGCCGGTCGGCCTGGTCCTGGCCGGCTGTGTCTCGGTGCAGTTCGGCGGGGCGCTGGCGGTGAGCCTGATGCCGCGGGCCGGAGCGCTCGGCGTGGTCACCCTCCGCCTGCTCGCGGCGGCCGTGGTCCTGCTGGTGGTCTGCCGCCCCCGGCTGCGCGGCCACTCCCGGTCCGACTGGCGCACGGTGATCGTCTTCGGCCTCACCATGGGGGCGATGAACGGCCTGTTCTACCAGGCGGTCGCCCGCATCCCGCTCGGCCTCGCCGTCACCCTGGAGGTCCTCGGCCCACTCGCCCTCTCCGTCCTCGCCTCCCGCCGTGCGGTCAACGCCGTCTGGGCCGGCCTGGCGCTCGTCGGCGTCTTCCTCCTCGGCGGCGGGGGCTTCAGCGACCTCGACCTGGCCGGAGTCGCCTTCGCGCTCGGGGCGGGCGCCATGTGGGCGACGTACATCATCTTCAGCGCGCGTACGGGCCGGCGGTTCCCGCAGGCCGACGGGCTGGCGCTGGCCATGGGCGTGGCCGCGCTGGTGATGCTCCCGCTCGGGATCGCCGAATCGGGCACCAGACTCACCGACCCGACGACGATCGCCCTGGGTTCGGCGGTGGCGATCCTCTCCTCGGTCCTCCCCTACACCCTCGAACTGCTCGCGCTGCGCCGTCTCCCCGCCTCCACCTTCGCGATCATGATGAGCCTGGAGCCGGCCATCGCCGCGACCGCCGGTTTCCTCATCCTGGGTCAGTCCCTCTCCGCCTGGCAGGCCGCCGCGATCGCCCTGGTCATCGCGGCGAGCATGGGGGCGGTGCGGACGCAGGTGGGGCGGGGGAAGGCACCGGTGCCGGAGGCCTGA
- a CDS encoding acyl-CoA dehydrogenase family protein yields MTLIESEEHKALRSAVAALGNRHGRDFDREALWSDAAKLGYLGVNLPEAHGGGGGGTAELSIVLEELGAAGCPLLMMIVSPAICGTVIARFGTDAQKQEWLPALADGTRTMAFGITEPDAGSNSHRITTTARRDPDTGDWLLTGRKVFVSGVDIADATLIVGRTADARTGTLKPCLFIVPRDAEGFVRRQIDMELHAAEKQFELTLDDVRLPADALVGDEDAGLLQLFAGLNPERIMTAAFAIGMGRYALARAVEYARDRTVWKTPIGAHQAVAHPLAQAHIDLELARLMMQKAAYLYDAGDDAGAGEAANMAKYAAGEACVKAVDQAVHTLGGNGLTREFGLARLITASRVARIAPVSREMILNYVSHQTLGLPKSY; encoded by the coding sequence ATGACCCTCATCGAATCCGAAGAACACAAAGCCCTCCGCTCGGCCGTCGCCGCACTCGGCAACCGCCACGGCCGCGACTTCGACCGAGAAGCTCTCTGGTCCGACGCGGCCAAGCTGGGCTACCTGGGCGTCAACCTGCCGGAGGCACACGGCGGTGGAGGCGGCGGCACAGCCGAACTCTCCATCGTCCTCGAAGAACTCGGCGCCGCGGGCTGCCCCCTGCTGATGATGATCGTCTCACCCGCCATCTGCGGAACGGTGATCGCCCGCTTCGGCACAGACGCCCAGAAGCAGGAGTGGCTCCCCGCCCTGGCGGACGGCACCCGCACCATGGCCTTCGGCATCACCGAACCCGACGCAGGTTCCAACAGCCACCGCATCACCACCACCGCCCGTCGTGACCCGGACACCGGCGACTGGCTGCTCACGGGCCGCAAGGTCTTCGTCTCCGGTGTGGACATAGCCGACGCGACCCTCATCGTCGGCCGCACGGCGGACGCCCGCACCGGCACCCTCAAGCCCTGCCTGTTCATCGTCCCGCGCGACGCGGAAGGCTTCGTCCGCCGGCAGATCGACATGGAACTCCACGCCGCGGAGAAGCAGTTCGAGCTGACCCTCGACGACGTACGTCTCCCCGCCGACGCACTCGTCGGCGACGAGGACGCGGGCCTGCTGCAACTGTTCGCCGGTCTCAACCCCGAACGCATCATGACGGCCGCCTTCGCGATCGGCATGGGCCGCTACGCCCTCGCCCGCGCCGTCGAGTACGCCCGCGACCGCACGGTCTGGAAGACGCCCATCGGCGCCCACCAGGCCGTCGCGCACCCGCTCGCCCAGGCGCACATCGACCTCGAACTCGCCCGCCTGATGATGCAGAAGGCGGCGTACCTGTACGACGCCGGGGACGACGCCGGCGCGGGAGAGGCCGCCAACATGGCGAAGTACGCGGCAGGCGAGGCCTGTGTGAAGGCGGTCGACCAGGCCGTGCACACCCTCGGCGGAAACGGCCTCACCCGCGAATTCGGGCTCGCCCGGTTGATAACGGCCTCGCGCGTGGCTCGTATTGCTCCGGTGAGCCGGGAGATGATTCTCAACTACGTCTCCCACCAGACCCTGGGCCTGCCCAAGTCGTACTAG
- a CDS encoding acyl-CoA carboxylase subunit beta — translation MTVIDSTLDTAGSDYRAARDTMLAKLADLDAEHAKALAGGGEKYVARHRGRGKMLARERIELLLDPDTPFLELSPLAAWGSEYAVGASLVTGIGVVSGVECLITANDPTVRGGASNPWSLKKALRANDIALANRLPCISLVESGGADLPSQKEIFIPGGAIFRDLTRLSAAGVPTIAVVFGNSTAGGAYIPGMSDHVIMVKERAKVFLGGPPLVKMATGEESDDESLGGAEMHARVSGLADYFAVDEPDALRQARRVVARLNHRKAYGDPGPAAPPKYDEDELLGIVPGDLRTPFDPREVIARIVDASDFDEFKPLYGTSLTTGWAALHGYPVGILANAQGVLFSEESQKAAQFIQLANQRDIPLLFLHNTTGYMVGKEYEQGGIIKHGAMMINAVSNSRVPHLSVLMGASYGAGHYGMCGRAYDPRFLFAWPSAKSAVMGPQQLAGVLSIVARQSAAAKGQPYDEDADAALRAMVEQQIESESLPMFLSGRLYDDGVIDPRDTRTVLGLCLSAVHTAPYEGARGGFGVFRM, via the coding sequence GTGACGGTCATCGACTCCACCCTGGACACAGCGGGTTCGGACTACCGGGCGGCCCGCGACACCATGCTCGCCAAACTCGCCGACCTGGACGCGGAACACGCGAAGGCGTTGGCGGGCGGCGGCGAGAAGTACGTCGCGCGGCACCGGGGGCGCGGCAAGATGCTCGCCCGCGAGCGCATCGAGCTGCTTCTCGACCCGGACACGCCCTTCCTGGAGCTGTCACCGCTCGCCGCCTGGGGCAGCGAGTACGCGGTGGGTGCCTCGCTCGTCACCGGCATCGGGGTGGTGTCGGGCGTGGAGTGCCTGATCACGGCCAACGACCCGACCGTGCGCGGGGGCGCCAGCAACCCCTGGTCGCTGAAGAAGGCCCTGCGGGCCAACGACATCGCGCTCGCCAACCGGCTGCCCTGCATCAGTCTGGTGGAGTCCGGAGGCGCCGATCTGCCGTCCCAGAAGGAGATCTTCATCCCCGGAGGCGCCATCTTCCGGGACCTGACACGGTTGTCGGCGGCCGGTGTCCCGACCATCGCGGTCGTCTTCGGGAACTCGACGGCCGGCGGCGCGTACATCCCCGGCATGTCCGACCACGTGATCATGGTCAAGGAGCGCGCGAAGGTGTTCCTCGGCGGTCCGCCCCTGGTGAAGATGGCAACCGGCGAGGAGAGCGACGACGAGTCGCTCGGCGGCGCCGAGATGCATGCGCGCGTGTCGGGTCTCGCGGACTACTTCGCCGTCGACGAGCCGGACGCCCTGCGACAGGCCCGGCGGGTCGTCGCCCGCCTCAACCACCGCAAGGCGTACGGCGATCCGGGACCGGCGGCACCCCCCAAGTACGACGAGGACGAGCTGCTGGGCATCGTCCCGGGGGACCTCAGGACCCCCTTCGACCCGCGCGAGGTGATCGCCCGCATCGTCGACGCCTCCGACTTCGACGAGTTCAAGCCGCTGTACGGGACGAGCCTGACGACGGGCTGGGCCGCCCTGCACGGCTATCCCGTGGGAATCCTGGCCAACGCCCAGGGGGTCCTGTTCAGCGAGGAGTCCCAGAAGGCCGCCCAGTTCATCCAGTTGGCCAACCAGCGGGACATCCCGCTCCTCTTCCTCCACAACACCACCGGCTACATGGTCGGCAAGGAGTACGAGCAGGGCGGCATCATCAAGCACGGCGCGATGATGATCAACGCGGTGAGCAACAGCCGGGTCCCGCACCTGTCGGTGCTGATGGGCGCCTCGTACGGAGCGGGTCACTACGGCATGTGCGGGCGGGCGTACGACCCGCGCTTCCTGTTCGCCTGGCCCAGTGCCAAGTCGGCCGTCATGGGCCCGCAGCAGCTTGCCGGCGTCCTGTCGATCGTCGCCCGGCAGTCGGCGGCCGCGAAGGGGCAGCCCTACGACGAGGACGCGGACGCCGCCCTGCGCGCCATGGTGGAGCAGCAGATCGAGTCCGAGTCGCTGCCGATGTTCCTGTCGGGGCGGCTGTACGACGACGGCGTCATCGACCCGCGCGACACCCGCACCGTCCTCGGCCTGTGCCTGTCGGCCGTCCACACGGCGCCGTACGAGGGCGCACGGGGCGGCTTCGGCGTCTTCCGGATGTGA
- a CDS encoding biotin carboxylase N-terminal domain-containing protein translates to MITSVLVANRGEIACRVFRTCREWGIRTVAVHSDADENALHARVADAAVRLPGAAPAQTYLRGDLIVKAAVASGADAVHPGYGFLSENADFARAVVDAGLVWIGPPPEAIEAMASKTRAKELMGLAPLTAVTEPDLPVLVKAAAGGGGRGMRVVRRLADLDAALEGARAEAAGAFGDGEVFVEPYVEGGRHVEVQILADTHGTVWVLGTRDCSLQRRHQKVIEEAPAPALTPELTGSLHEMALRATRAVDYVGAGTVEFLVSGERAHFLEMNTRLQVEHPVTEAVFGIDLVALQIRVAEGHALEKEPPRARGHAVEARLYAEDPATGWTPQTGTLHRLDVPEHIRLDTGYASGDPIGVHYDPMLAKAVAHAPTRAEAIRRLAGALERATIHGPVTNRDLLLRSLRHEEFTTSRMDTGFYDRHLAELTSPAPDPHAPLAAALADAHTHGSRFGGFRNLPSQPQTRRYAMAGEHHEAHYRHTRAGLEADGVRVVHADAGLVVLEVDGVQRRFEVARYGDQVYVNATALTALPRFPAPTAQHAPGSLLAPMPGTVVKVADGLTVGAAVTAGEPLLWLEAMKMQHKIAAPVTGTLTALPAVVGRQVEVNALLAVVEPA, encoded by the coding sequence GTGATCACTTCAGTCCTCGTCGCCAACCGGGGCGAGATCGCCTGCCGTGTCTTCCGGACCTGCCGTGAGTGGGGGATCCGGACGGTCGCCGTGCACTCCGACGCCGACGAGAACGCGCTTCACGCGCGCGTGGCCGACGCGGCGGTACGGCTGCCGGGCGCGGCTCCCGCCCAGACGTATCTGCGCGGCGACCTGATCGTGAAGGCGGCCGTCGCGTCCGGCGCGGACGCCGTGCACCCCGGCTACGGCTTCCTCTCCGAGAACGCGGACTTCGCGCGTGCCGTCGTCGACGCCGGACTGGTGTGGATCGGCCCGCCCCCGGAGGCGATCGAGGCGATGGCGTCCAAGACGCGCGCCAAGGAGCTGATGGGCCTCGCGCCGCTGACCGCGGTGACCGAACCGGATCTTCCGGTGCTGGTGAAGGCGGCCGCGGGCGGCGGCGGCCGCGGGATGCGCGTCGTGCGCCGCCTGGCGGACCTCGACGCCGCGCTGGAGGGCGCACGGGCCGAGGCCGCCGGCGCCTTCGGGGACGGCGAGGTCTTCGTCGAGCCGTACGTCGAGGGCGGCCGGCACGTCGAGGTGCAGATCCTGGCCGACACGCACGGCACGGTGTGGGTGCTGGGCACCCGGGACTGCTCCCTGCAGCGCCGGCACCAGAAGGTGATCGAGGAAGCACCCGCCCCGGCCCTGACGCCCGAACTGACCGGTTCCCTCCACGAGATGGCCCTGCGAGCCACCCGGGCCGTCGACTACGTGGGCGCCGGCACCGTCGAGTTCCTCGTGTCCGGCGAGCGGGCCCACTTCCTGGAGATGAACACCCGCCTCCAGGTCGAACACCCCGTCACGGAAGCCGTGTTCGGCATCGACCTGGTGGCCCTGCAGATCCGGGTCGCTGAGGGGCACGCACTCGAAAAGGAGCCACCACGCGCGCGCGGCCACGCCGTCGAGGCCCGCCTGTACGCCGAGGACCCGGCCACCGGGTGGACCCCGCAGACGGGCACCCTGCACCGCCTCGACGTCCCGGAGCACATCCGGCTGGACACCGGCTACGCGTCCGGCGACCCGATCGGTGTCCACTACGACCCCATGCTCGCGAAGGCCGTCGCCCACGCCCCCACCCGCGCGGAGGCGATCCGCAGACTGGCGGGCGCCCTCGAACGCGCGACGATCCACGGCCCGGTCACCAACCGCGACCTCCTGCTCCGCTCCCTGCGGCACGAGGAGTTCACCACGTCCCGCATGGACACGGGCTTCTACGACCGTCACCTCGCGGAACTGACGTCCCCGGCCCCCGACCCGCACGCCCCGCTGGCCGCCGCCCTCGCCGACGCACACACCCACGGCTCCCGCTTCGGCGGCTTCCGCAACCTCCCCTCCCAGCCGCAGACCAGGCGCTACGCGATGGCGGGCGAGCACCACGAGGCCCACTACCGGCACACGCGGGCGGGCCTGGAGGCGGACGGCGTGCGGGTGGTGCACGCGGACGCCGGCCTCGTCGTACTCGAAGTGGACGGCGTGCAGCGCAGGTTCGAGGTGGCACGGTACGGCGACCAGGTGTACGTGAACGCGACGGCCCTCACCGCACTGCCGCGTTTCCCGGCCCCGACAGCCCAGCACGCCCCGGGATCCCTCCTGGCGCCGATGCCGGGCACGGTCGTGAAGGTGGCCGACGGCCTGACCGTAGGGGCCGCCGTGACGGCCGGAGAGCCCCTGCTCTGGCTGGAGGCGATGAAGATGCAGCACAAGATCGCAGCACCGGTGACAGGGACGCTGACGGCCCTGCCCGCCGTTGTGGGCCGGCAGGTCGAGGTCAACGCATTGCTGGCGGTCGTCGAACCCGCCTAG
- a CDS encoding acyclic terpene utilization AtuA family protein: MTEPLRIGNASGFYGDRFDAMREMLTGGELDVLTGDYLAELTMLILGRDRLKDPASGYARTFLRQLEECLGLAHERSVKIVTNAGGLNPAGLADSVRQLADRLGLPVRVAHVEGDDLTAAHPGSLAAHAYLGGFGIAACLREGADVVVTGRVTDAALVTGPAVAHFGWGPREYDRLAGAVVAGHVLECGAQATGGNYAFFGERSRDVRRPGFPLAEIHDDGGCVITKHPGTGGFVDVGTVTAQLLYETSGARYAGPDVTARLDTIRLTQDGPDRVRIEGVRGEAPPPTLKVGLNRLGGFRNEVAFVLTGLDIEAKAALVREQMEAAFEEAKSPPAEVRWDLVRTDHPDAATEETASALLRLVVRDPDERVVGRALSGAAVELALASYPGFHVLAPPGKAAPYGVFEDGYVPQGDVDHMAALHDGRLIPVAPAHDTLVLENLPSPELPEPLPVGPTRRAPLGLVAGARSGDKGGNANVGVWVRTSAADAAWRWLVHELTADRFRELIPESRGLYVTRHVLPNLRALNFVVEGILGEGVAAQCRFDPQAKALGEWLRSRHLDIPEELL; the protein is encoded by the coding sequence ATGACGGAGCCCCTGCGCATCGGCAACGCCTCCGGCTTCTACGGCGACCGTTTCGACGCCATGCGCGAGATGCTCACCGGCGGTGAGCTGGACGTGCTCACCGGCGACTATCTCGCCGAGCTGACCATGCTGATCCTGGGCCGCGACCGCCTGAAGGACCCGGCTTCCGGATACGCCCGCACCTTCCTCCGCCAGCTGGAGGAGTGCCTGGGCCTCGCACACGAACGCTCCGTCAAGATCGTCACGAATGCCGGTGGTCTCAACCCCGCCGGACTCGCCGACTCCGTACGGCAGTTGGCCGACCGGCTCGGCCTTCCCGTCCGCGTCGCCCACGTCGAGGGCGACGACCTCACCGCCGCCCACCCGGGCAGCCTCGCCGCCCACGCCTACCTTGGCGGCTTCGGCATCGCGGCCTGCCTCCGGGAGGGCGCGGACGTGGTCGTCACCGGGCGCGTGACGGACGCGGCGCTGGTCACCGGGCCCGCCGTCGCGCACTTCGGGTGGGGGCCCAGGGAGTACGACCGGCTCGCGGGAGCCGTCGTCGCCGGACATGTGCTGGAGTGCGGGGCACAGGCGACCGGCGGCAACTACGCGTTCTTCGGCGAGCGCTCGCGGGACGTGAGGCGCCCCGGCTTCCCCCTCGCCGAGATCCACGACGACGGCGGCTGCGTCATCACCAAGCACCCCGGCACCGGCGGTTTCGTCGACGTCGGCACGGTCACCGCTCAGCTGCTGTACGAGACGTCCGGCGCCCGGTACGCGGGGCCCGACGTGACGGCCCGACTGGACACGATCCGCCTCACCCAGGACGGCCCCGACCGCGTCCGCATCGAGGGCGTGCGCGGCGAGGCCCCGCCTCCCACCCTCAAGGTGGGCCTCAACCGCCTGGGCGGCTTCCGCAACGAGGTCGCGTTCGTCCTCACCGGCCTCGACATCGAAGCCAAGGCGGCTCTGGTGCGGGAACAGATGGAGGCCGCGTTCGAGGAGGCCAAGTCCCCGCCGGCCGAGGTCCGTTGGGACCTGGTCCGTACCGACCACCCCGACGCGGCGACCGAGGAGACCGCGAGCGCGCTGCTCCGGCTCGTCGTACGGGACCCGGACGAGAGGGTCGTCGGGCGGGCACTGAGCGGGGCCGCCGTGGAACTGGCGCTGGCCAGCTACCCGGGCTTTCATGTGCTGGCGCCACCTGGAAAGGCCGCGCCTTATGGGGTCTTCGAGGATGGGTACGTCCCGCAAGGCGACGTCGACCATATGGCAGCCCTCCACGACGGGCGCCTAATTCCTGTGGCCCCGGCACACGACACCCTCGTACTCGAAAACCTTCCGAGCCCTGAGTTGCCCGAACCGCTCCCCGTCGGGCCCACCCGGCGCGCCCCTCTCGGGCTCGTCGCCGGTGCACGCAGCGGTGACAAGGGCGGGAACGCGAACGTGGGCGTGTGGGTGCGGACGTCCGCGGCGGACGCGGCCTGGCGATGGCTCGTGCACGAGCTGACGGCGGACCGCTTTCGCGAGCTGATCCCCGAGAGCCGCGGACTGTACGTCACCCGGCACGTCCTGCCGAACCTCCGCGCCCTCAATTTCGTGGTCGAGGGCATCCTCGGCGAGGGCGTCGCCGCCCAGTGCCGCTTCGACCCGCAGGCCAAGGCGCTCGGCGAGTGGCTGCGCTCCCGTCACCTGGACATTCCCGAGGAGCTGCTGTGA
- a CDS encoding 4-coumarate--CoA ligase family protein: protein MFRSEYADVPPVELPIHEAVLGRAAEFGDAPALIDGTDGTTLTYGQLDRFHRRIAAALAEAGVRKGDVLALHSPNTVVFPTAFYAATRAGASVTTVHPLATAEEFGKQLRDSAARWIVTVSPLLETAQRAAALAGGVEEIFVCDSAPGHRSLIDMLASAAPEPAVGIDPVTDVAALPYSSGTTGIPKGVMLTHRQIATNLAQLEPALPAGPGDRILAVLPFFHIYGLTALMNAPLRQGATVVVLPRFELENFLAAIQNHRITGLFVAPPIVLALAKHPLVAQYDLSSLKHVVSAAAPLDATLAAACSRRLGLPPVGQAYGMTELSPGTHVVPLHAMAQAPPGTVGKLIAGTEMRIVSLDDPGKDLGIGEGGEILIRGPQIMKGYLGRPDATAAMIDEDGWLHTGDVGHVDSDGWLFVVDRVKELIKYKGFQVAPAELEALLLTHPDIADAAVIGVYNDDNNEVPHAYVVRRPHATGLSEGEVMMYVAERVAPYKRVRQVTFIDGVPRAASGKILRRELRALRERT from the coding sequence GTGTTCCGCAGCGAGTACGCAGACGTCCCGCCCGTTGAACTCCCCATCCACGAGGCGGTGCTGGGCCGGGCGGCCGAGTTCGGCGACGCGCCCGCCCTGATCGACGGAACCGACGGCACCACCCTCACGTACGGGCAACTGGACCGTTTCCACCGGCGCATCGCGGCGGCGCTCGCCGAGGCCGGCGTGCGCAAGGGGGACGTGCTCGCCCTGCACAGCCCGAACACCGTGGTCTTCCCGACCGCCTTCTACGCGGCCACGCGCGCGGGTGCCTCCGTCACCACCGTGCACCCGCTGGCCACGGCCGAGGAGTTCGGCAAGCAGCTGCGGGACTCGGCGGCCCGCTGGATCGTCACCGTGTCGCCGCTGCTGGAGACCGCGCAGAGGGCCGCCGCGCTCGCGGGCGGCGTCGAGGAGATCTTCGTCTGCGACAGCGCGCCGGGGCACAGGTCGCTGATCGACATGCTGGCCTCCGCCGCCCCGGAGCCTGCGGTCGGCATCGACCCGGTGACCGACGTGGCGGCGCTCCCGTACTCCTCCGGGACCACCGGCATCCCCAAGGGCGTGATGCTCACCCACCGCCAGATCGCCACCAACCTCGCCCAGCTCGAACCCGCCTTGCCCGCCGGCCCCGGGGACCGCATCCTCGCCGTCCTGCCCTTCTTCCACATCTACGGCCTGACGGCGCTGATGAACGCGCCGCTGAGGCAGGGCGCCACGGTCGTCGTCCTGCCGCGCTTCGAGCTGGAGAACTTCCTCGCGGCCATCCAGAACCACCGCATCACCGGCCTGTTCGTGGCCCCGCCGATCGTCCTGGCCCTCGCCAAGCACCCGCTGGTCGCCCAGTACGACCTGTCGTCCCTGAAGCACGTCGTCAGCGCCGCCGCCCCGCTGGACGCCACCCTGGCCGCCGCCTGCTCCCGGCGGCTCGGCCTGCCGCCCGTCGGGCAGGCGTACGGCATGACGGAACTGTCCCCCGGCACCCACGTCGTACCGCTCCACGCCATGGCCCAGGCACCGCCCGGAACCGTCGGCAAGCTCATCGCCGGCACCGAGATGCGCATCGTCTCCCTCGACGACCCCGGCAAGGACCTCGGCATCGGCGAGGGAGGCGAGATCCTCATCCGCGGCCCCCAGATCATGAAGGGCTACCTGGGCCGCCCCGACGCCACCGCCGCGATGATCGACGAGGACGGCTGGCTGCACACCGGAGACGTGGGCCACGTGGACTCCGACGGCTGGCTGTTCGTCGTCGACCGGGTGAAGGAACTCATCAAGTACAAGGGGTTCCAGGTCGCCCCCGCCGAACTGGAGGCCCTGCTGCTGACCCACCCGGATATCGCCGACGCAGCCGTCATCGGCGTCTACAACGACGACAACAACGAGGTCCCGCACGCGTACGTGGTCCGCCGGCCGCACGCGACCGGCCTGTCCGAAGGAGAGGTCATGATGTACGTCGCCGAACGCGTCGCGCCCTACAAGCGCGTCCGCCAGGTCACCTTCATCGACGGCGTCCCCCGGGCCGCCTCCGGAAAGATCCTGCGCCGGGAACTGCGGGCACTCAGGGAGCGCACATGA
- a CDS encoding class I SAM-dependent methyltransferase, whose translation MIDEDGYFGKSVAAGYDESSAEMFAADRLDPAVELLAELAGSGNGRALELGIGTGRVALPLARRGVDVHGIDMSRAMVERMREKPGGDAIGVTIGDFATARAEGRFSLAYLVFNTIMNLTSQDAQVDCFRNVAGHLEPGGRFVVEVGVPDLRRLPPGQNAVPFHVGDGRLGFDLYDVATQSMSSHHVRVDGEGHGSYLAVPFRYVWPSELDLMARLAGMRLCDRWDGWTREPFTSDSRQHVSVWEKPAD comes from the coding sequence GTGATCGATGAGGACGGTTACTTCGGGAAGTCCGTCGCGGCGGGGTACGACGAGTCGTCGGCGGAGATGTTCGCGGCGGACAGACTGGATCCGGCGGTCGAGCTGCTGGCGGAGCTTGCCGGGAGCGGGAACGGGCGCGCGCTCGAACTCGGCATCGGGACGGGACGTGTCGCTCTGCCGCTCGCACGGCGCGGTGTGGACGTACACGGCATCGACATGTCCCGGGCGATGGTCGAGCGGATGCGGGAAAAGCCCGGGGGTGACGCGATCGGCGTGACGATCGGGGATTTCGCGACGGCCAGGGCGGAGGGCCGGTTCTCGCTGGCGTACCTCGTCTTCAACACGATCATGAACCTGACCTCGCAGGACGCCCAGGTCGACTGCTTCCGCAATGTGGCCGGGCATCTGGAGCCCGGCGGCCGCTTCGTCGTCGAGGTGGGCGTCCCCGACCTGCGCCGGCTGCCGCCCGGGCAGAACGCCGTACCGTTCCACGTGGGAGACGGACGGCTCGGGTTCGATCTGTACGACGTCGCCACCCAGTCGATGAGCTCGCATCATGTGCGGGTCGACGGGGAGGGCCACGGTTCGTATCTCGCCGTCCCCTTCCGCTATGTCTGGCCCTCGGAGCTCGATCTCATGGCCCGGCTGGCCGGGATGCGGCTGTGCGACCGGTGGGACGGCTGGACCCGCGAGCCCTTCACCAGCGACAGCCGACAGCACGTGTCGGTCTGGGAGAAGCCCGCCGACTGA
- a CDS encoding DUF6234 family protein, translated as MTDTLVAPGRRRPWSRRTRLGVDLALAIPLLLLETGWLVLDWIYGYGLAEWAAQGDQAQVDAAGLAHMERLRVLLIAVLVLAVVAGVFRARWTVVVHLVVALLACGALTAARQEWNHDHSPPPGCVRFSANC; from the coding sequence ATGACCGACACCCTCGTAGCCCCGGGCCGCCGGCGCCCCTGGTCGCGCAGAACGCGGCTGGGCGTGGACCTCGCCCTGGCGATCCCCCTCCTGCTGCTGGAGACCGGGTGGCTCGTGCTGGACTGGATATACGGCTACGGCCTGGCGGAGTGGGCGGCGCAGGGCGACCAGGCGCAGGTCGACGCGGCCGGTCTCGCGCACATGGAACGGCTACGGGTACTGCTGATCGCCGTACTCGTCCTGGCGGTTGTCGCGGGAGTCTTCCGTGCGCGCTGGACCGTGGTCGTGCACCTGGTGGTGGCCCTCCTGGCCTGCGGAGCGCTGACGGCCGCGCGGCAGGAGTGGAACCACGACCATTCCCCGCCGCCCGGTTGCGTCCGCTTCAGCGCGAACTGCTGA
- a CDS encoding TIGR03084 family metal-binding protein — translation MADPTPVIDDLRAESEELDRLVAELSPEQWVLATPAPGWTIAHQIAHLAWTDRAALTAVTDPDGFQQLIETALTAPDSYVDEGAEEGAELPPGDLLRGWRDGRAALDRALRQAPPGARFPWYGPPMAVASMATARLMETWAHGLDVADTLGVVRPPTDRLKHVARLGVRTRDFAYGVRGLTPPNEEFRVELTAPSGHLWAYGPGDAPQRVTGPALDFCLLVTQRANRTDLALEAVGPDADRWLDLAQAFAGPSGAGRPPKGAGA, via the coding sequence ATGGCCGACCCGACGCCCGTCATCGACGATCTGCGTGCGGAGAGCGAGGAACTCGACCGGCTCGTGGCCGAGTTGAGCCCCGAGCAATGGGTGCTCGCGACCCCCGCGCCAGGCTGGACCATCGCCCACCAGATCGCCCACCTCGCCTGGACCGACCGCGCGGCGCTCACCGCGGTGACGGACCCGGACGGATTCCAGCAGCTGATCGAGACGGCACTCACCGCTCCCGACTCGTACGTGGACGAGGGCGCCGAGGAGGGCGCCGAGCTGCCGCCCGGCGATCTGCTGCGCGGCTGGCGGGACGGCCGTGCCGCCCTCGACCGCGCTCTCCGCCAGGCGCCGCCCGGTGCCCGTTTCCCCTGGTACGGCCCGCCCATGGCCGTCGCCTCCATGGCCACCGCCCGTCTCATGGAGACCTGGGCCCACGGACTGGACGTCGCGGACACCCTGGGTGTGGTCCGGCCACCCACGGACCGGCTGAAGCATGTGGCCCGACTCGGTGTGCGGACACGGGACTTCGCCTACGGGGTGCGCGGACTGACCCCGCCGAACGAAGAGTTCCGCGTCGAACTCACCGCCCCTTCCGGCCACTTGTGGGCTTACGGCCCTGGCGACGCCCCGCAGCGTGTCACCGGTCCGGCGCTCGACTTCTGCCTCCTGGTCACCCAGCGTGCCAACCGCACCGACCTCGCCCTCGAAGCCGTCGGCCCCGACGCCGACCGCTGGCTGGACCTCGCCCAGGCCTTCGCCGGGCCCTCGGGCGCCGGGCGCCCGCCCAAGGGGGCCGGCGCATGA